A window of the Canis aureus isolate CA01 chromosome 29, VMU_Caureus_v.1.0, whole genome shotgun sequence genome harbors these coding sequences:
- the MARCHF5 gene encoding E3 ubiquitin-protein ligase MARCHF5, whose product MPDQALQQMLDRSCWVCFATDEDDRTAEWVRPCRCRGSTKWVHQACLQRWVDEKQRGNSTARVACPQCNAEYLIVFPKLGPVVYVLDLADRLISKACPFAAAGIMVGSIYWTAVTYGAVTVMQVVGHKEGLDVMERADPLFLLIGLPTIPVMLILGKMIRWEDYVLRLWRKYSNKLQILNSIFPGIGCPVPRIPAEANPLADHVSATRILCGALVFPTIATIVGKLMFSSVNSNLQRTILGGIAFVAIKGAFKVYFKQQQYLRQAHRKILNYPEQEEA is encoded by the exons AAGTTGCTGGGTATGTTTTGCCACTGATGAAGATGATAGAACAGCTGAATGGGTGAGACCATGCAGGTGCAGAGGATCTACAAAATGGGTTCACCAGGCTTGTCTGCAGCGCTGGGTAGatgaaaaacaaagaggaaacagTACAGCCAGAGTGGCATGTCCTCAATGCAATGCTGAATACTTAATAGTTTTTCCAAAGTTGG gtCCAGTTGTTTACGTCTTGGATCTTGCAGATAGACTGATCTCAAAAGCTTGTCCATTTGCTGCAGCAGGAATAATGGTTGGCTCTATCTATTGGACAGCTGTGACTTACGGAGCAGTGACAGTGATGCAG GTTGTAGGCCATAAAGAAGGTCTGGATGTTATGGAGAGAGCTGatcctttattccttttaattggACTTCCTACTATTCCTGTCATGCTGATATTAGGCAAGATGATACGCTGGGAAGACTACGTGCTTAGACTATGGCGCAAATACTCGAATAAACTACAAATTTTGAACAGTATATTTCCAG gcATTGGTTGTCCTGTTCCTCGAATTCCAGCTGAGGCTAATCCTTTAGCAGATCACGTCTCTGCCACCCGAATTTTGTGTGGAGCCCTTGTCTTTCCTACTATTGCGACAATAGTTGGTAAACTGATGTTCAGTAGTGTTAACTCTAATTTACAAAGGACAATCTTG ggTGGAATTGCTTTTGTTGCCATAAAAGGAGCATTCAAGGTTTACTTCAAACAACAGCAATATTTACGTCAGGCACACCGCAAAATTCTAAATTATCCAGAGCAAGAAGAAGCATAA